One window from the genome of Pseudomonas sp. L5B5 encodes:
- the trpE gene encoding anthranilate synthase component I gives MIREEFLRLAAAGYNRIPLACETIADFDTPLSIYLKLADQPNSYLLESVQGGEKWGRYSIIGLPCRTVLRVRGYQASVTHDGEEIETCEVADPLAFVEEFKARYNVPTIAGLPRFNGGLVGYFGYDCVRYVEPRLGQCPNPDPIGVPDILLMVSDAVVVFDNLAGKMHAIVLADPSQDNAYEAGQARLQALLQQLRQPITPRCGLDLDRPPAADPVFRSSFTQGDYERAVETIKEYILAGDCMQVVPSQRMSIDFQAAPIDLYRALRCFNPTPYMYFFNFGDFHVVGSSPEVLVRVEDNLITVRPIAGTRPRGATEDADLALEQDLLSDAKEIAEHLMLIDLGRNDTGRVSEIGSVKLTEKMVIERYSNVMHIVSNVTGQLKEGLTAMDALRAILPAGTLSGAPKIRAMEIIDELEPVKRGIYGGAVGYFAWNGNMDTAIAIRTAVIKDGELHVQAGGGIVADSVPTLEWEETLNKRRAMFRAVALAEQPPASKA, from the coding sequence GCTGTCGATCTACCTGAAACTGGCCGACCAGCCCAACTCCTACCTCCTGGAGTCGGTGCAGGGCGGCGAGAAATGGGGACGTTATTCGATCATCGGTCTGCCGTGCCGCACCGTATTGCGGGTGCGCGGCTACCAGGCCAGCGTGACCCATGACGGCGAGGAGATCGAAACCTGCGAAGTGGCCGATCCGCTGGCCTTCGTCGAGGAGTTCAAGGCGCGCTACAACGTACCGACCATTGCCGGCCTGCCGCGTTTCAACGGCGGCCTGGTGGGCTACTTCGGTTATGACTGCGTGCGTTATGTGGAACCACGCCTGGGCCAGTGCCCGAATCCGGACCCGATAGGCGTGCCGGATATCCTGCTGATGGTTTCCGATGCGGTGGTGGTATTCGACAACCTGGCAGGCAAGATGCACGCGATCGTGCTGGCCGACCCGAGCCAGGACAACGCCTACGAGGCTGGCCAGGCGCGCTTGCAAGCGTTGCTCCAGCAACTGCGTCAGCCCATTACCCCCCGTTGCGGGCTGGACCTGGACCGGCCACCGGCTGCCGATCCGGTGTTCCGCTCCAGCTTCACCCAGGGTGACTATGAGCGGGCGGTGGAGACCATCAAGGAGTACATCCTGGCCGGCGACTGCATGCAGGTCGTGCCGTCCCAGCGCATGTCCATCGACTTCCAGGCGGCGCCCATCGATCTGTACCGGGCGCTGCGCTGCTTCAACCCGACCCCCTACATGTACTTCTTCAACTTCGGTGATTTCCATGTGGTGGGCAGCTCGCCAGAGGTGCTGGTGCGGGTCGAGGACAACCTCATTACCGTGCGGCCGATCGCGGGCACCCGTCCACGGGGCGCCACCGAGGACGCCGACCTGGCCCTGGAGCAGGACCTGCTGTCGGATGCCAAGGAAATTGCCGAACACTTGATGCTGATCGACCTGGGGCGCAACGACACTGGGCGGGTCTCGGAAATCGGCTCGGTGAAGCTCACCGAGAAGATGGTCATCGAGCGTTATTCCAACGTGATGCACATCGTGTCCAACGTCACCGGTCAATTGAAGGAAGGCCTGACGGCGATGGATGCGCTGCGAGCGATCCTGCCGGCCGGCACCTTGTCCGGCGCACCGAAGATCCGCGCCATGGAAATCATCGACGAACTGGAGCCGGTCAAGCGTGGAATCTATGGCGGCGCCGTGGGTTACTTCGCCTGGAACGGCAACATGGACACCGCGATCGCCATCCGCACGGCGGTGATCAAGGATGGCGAGCTGCATGTCCAGGCCGGCGGAGGCATCGTCGCCGACTCGGTACCGACCCTGGAGTGGGAAGAGACGCTGAACAAGCGTCGTGCAATGTTCCGTGCCGTGGCACTGGCTGAACAACCCCCCGCATCCAAGGCTTGA